ACAACCACAAATAACGCGGAATATTCCTCCCATTTTCCTTGATATAACCGCTCTACTGGTATCATGGAACCATATGTAGCATTGTGCAGCCAACATAATGGATGTTTTTTCATTTCTTCAACCATTGTTGTGACCTCCTGTTCCAAAGAAGTTTGATGATTGATGTTGACCATTGCTAAATATTCTTCTTCTTTTTCTGTTATGCTAATTTTAGAGAGGTCAGCTTTGGATAAACCCACAATGGTTTTTTGGTGATATTCCAAAGTTTTTTGGATTTCTTTTAAATGGGAAATTCTCTGATCCAATTCTTTGATTTTTTCCCCAAAAAGAAAACTTAACTTCTCGCTGGAATGGTCTAGCATCAACTCCTGGATTTCTGGAATAGAAACATTTAATTCGCGTAACATTAAAATTGTTTTTAGAGTAAAGCTTTGTTGATAGGTATAATATCGGTATCCATTTTCTTTTTTGATTGCTGGACGGAATAACCCAATTTCATCATACCACATCAATGTTTTTTTATTAATTTGATGCAACGCTGCAAATTGTCCAATTGTGAACTGTTTTTTTCTGTTTTCTAACATTTTTATATTCTCCTTGACTGTACAGTTACTGGATGATTTATGATTATTATATCACAAAATGATAAAAAATAAATTGATAAGGAGCAGACTATGCAACAGCAAATTATCTTTCGGGAATATCAAAGCAAAGACCGAAAAGCACTAGAAAATATCATCCGGATTACTTGGGGGTATGACAAATTCTGTACCCCAAAAACAGCAGCAAAGCTCGCAAAAGCATATCTTGGGAATTGTCTAGCGAATCAGACTTTTACCCAGGTGGCGGTTGAAAACGGAAAACCAATTGGCATTATTATGGGAAAAAAGTTAAAAGGATTTCCATTATCAAGGCGTTTTTATTTTCAAAAAATTCGTTCAACAATTTCTATTATCTTGTCAAGAGAGGCAAGGAGTGTAAGTGGGATTTTCCAAACAGTAGAAAAAATTGACCAGGAATTTTTGAGGGATTCCAATTTGAATTATGATGCGGAAGTCGCTTTTTTCGCAATCCATCCTGAAAGTCGGGGAAAAGGAGTGGGTAAACAACTATTTCAACGCCTGATGGATTATTTTAAACAGGAACAATTGAGAAAGTTTTATTTGTTTACGGATACCAGCTGCAATTACCCGTTTTATGAGCACATGGGAATGACAAGGAGAAAAAGTAAAAATGGTTCCTTCCAAATCAAAGAGTATCATCATGACATGACATTTTTCTTATATGATGGTCAAAATTCTATAAAATGAATATTAGGATAAATTTTTATGGCCTATGCTTGAAAACCGTTCCAGATTATGTTATAATAATACAAAACTATTTGTGGCAAAGGGGTGTATAATATGAAACACATTAAAACTTTGAACAACGCAAACTTAAAACAAACTGCTGCAAAAGGCGGTTGTGGCGAATGTCAAGCATCTTGCCAGTCTGCATGCAAAACATCTTGCACAGTGGCAAACCAAAAATGCGAGCGTCTGAGCAAATAAGCGCAACCTCATATCCCGTCCGCGCTTTGCGGACGGGATATTTTATGGGAATAAACCAGTTTTATAAATACCAATATAAAAAAGGAAAGTGAAAGAACCGGATGATACATAAATACAAATTAAATGGCTATAACATTGTACTGGATGTACACAGCGGAGGG
This is a stretch of genomic DNA from Clostridium facile. It encodes these proteins:
- a CDS encoding MerR family transcriptional regulator; this encodes MLENRKKQFTIGQFAALHQINKKTLMWYDEIGLFRPAIKKENGYRYYTYQQSFTLKTILMLRELNVSIPEIQELMLDHSSEKLSFLFGEKIKELDQRISHLKEIQKTLEYHQKTIVGLSKADLSKISITEKEEEYLAMVNINHQTSLEQEVTTMVEEMKKHPLCWLHNATYGSMIPVERLYQGKWEEYSALFVVVPNVTEQSEIRIKPKGLYLTAYCKGNWDKIPQRYREILAYAQKHNLILNGYAYETGVNEIAIHTMEEYITKIEIPVQLK
- the scfA gene encoding six-cysteine ranthipeptide SCIFF gives rise to the protein MKHIKTLNNANLKQTAAKGGCGECQASCQSACKTSCTVANQKCERLSK
- a CDS encoding GNAT family N-acetyltransferase, giving the protein MQQQIIFREYQSKDRKALENIIRITWGYDKFCTPKTAAKLAKAYLGNCLANQTFTQVAVENGKPIGIIMGKKLKGFPLSRRFYFQKIRSTISIILSREARSVSGIFQTVEKIDQEFLRDSNLNYDAEVAFFAIHPESRGKGVGKQLFQRLMDYFKQEQLRKFYLFTDTSCNYPFYEHMGMTRRKSKNGSFQIKEYHHDMTFFLYDGQNSIK